From a region of the Hymenobacter jejuensis genome:
- a CDS encoding zinc dependent phospholipase C family protein, with amino-acid sequence MKKQLSLLLLAVLCLIPRQPQAWGFFGHRLINRLAVFTLPREMIGFYKANIEYMTTYATRPDQRRMVVPGEAARHFLDVDAYGDSAIFKLPRSYADAVARYGEDSLLRHGIVPWHIGAMKAQLTEAFRTHDTDRILRLSADMGHYVADACVPLHTTRNYNGQRTNQRGIHSLWESRLPEVLSGNYDFFVGPAPYLDNPSKAIWAAVGRAHTAVDSVLRMEQELTARFPADRKYGYEARGTQTQRVYSQDFTRAYHASLHGQVERQMRQAVQLVGALWYTSWVDAGQPDLSKLPKTPSEKEQQQLAQEAALAPVLPAGAGHED; translated from the coding sequence GTGAAAAAGCAATTGTCGCTACTGCTATTGGCTGTGCTTTGCCTGATTCCGCGGCAGCCGCAGGCCTGGGGCTTCTTTGGGCATCGGTTGATTAACCGCTTGGCAGTCTTTACGTTACCGCGTGAGATGATTGGTTTTTACAAAGCCAACATCGAGTACATGACCACGTATGCCACCCGCCCCGATCAGCGCCGGATGGTAGTTCCCGGTGAGGCCGCTCGGCATTTCCTCGACGTGGATGCCTACGGCGACAGCGCCATTTTTAAGCTGCCCCGCAGTTACGCCGACGCCGTGGCCCGTTACGGCGAAGACTCGCTATTGCGGCACGGAATTGTGCCGTGGCACATCGGGGCCATGAAAGCGCAACTGACCGAAGCCTTTCGCACGCACGACACCGACCGAATCCTGCGGCTGTCCGCCGATATGGGCCATTACGTTGCCGATGCCTGCGTGCCCCTGCACACCACCCGCAACTACAACGGCCAGCGTACCAACCAGCGCGGCATTCATAGCCTGTGGGAAAGCCGGCTACCGGAAGTGCTCAGCGGCAATTACGATTTCTTTGTAGGGCCGGCTCCTTACCTCGACAATCCCTCCAAGGCGATCTGGGCGGCGGTTGGGCGAGCGCACACGGCCGTCGATTCGGTGCTGCGCATGGAGCAGGAACTCACCGCCCGTTTTCCGGCCGATCGTAAGTACGGCTACGAAGCCCGTGGTACCCAGACGCAACGCGTGTATTCTCAAGACTTTACCCGCGCTTACCATGCCTCGCTGCACGGGCAGGTAGAACGGCAGATGCGCCAAGCCGTGCAGCTTGTAGGCGCGCTGTGGTACACAAGTTGGGTCGATGCCGGCCAACCCGATTTGAGCAAATTGCCCAAAACCCCATCCGAAAAAGAGCAGCAACAGCTGGCTCAGGAAGCGGCGCTTGCGCCCGTACTGCCAGCCGGCGCCGGCCACGAAGACTGA
- a CDS encoding DMT family protein — translation MKSLYTVLLLTISNLFMTFAWYGHLQFKKYAWFSTLGIVGIILISWGLAFFEYVFQVPANRIGFDENGGPFNLFQLKVIQEVVSLTVFTLCAVYVFKTDKLGWNHLVGFALLVAAVYFIFKK, via the coding sequence ATGAAAAGCCTGTACACCGTTCTGCTCCTAACCATTTCCAACCTGTTCATGACCTTCGCCTGGTACGGCCATCTGCAATTCAAGAAATATGCGTGGTTCAGTACTTTGGGCATTGTAGGTATCATATTGATTAGCTGGGGATTAGCTTTCTTTGAATACGTGTTTCAAGTGCCTGCCAACCGCATCGGTTTTGACGAAAACGGCGGCCCGTTCAACCTGTTTCAGCTGAAAGTAATCCAGGAAGTAGTGTCGCTGACGGTATTCACGCTGTGCGCGGTGTACGTGTTCAAAACCGATAAGCTCGGCTGGAACCACTTGGTAGGATTTGCGCTGTTGGTGGCGGCAGTTTACTTCATTTTTAAGAAGTAA
- a CDS encoding CD225/dispanin family protein: protein MEQNYPSPTGMPPVGGPPPKNWLVESILVTIFCCLPFGIAGIVNAANVNSRYSLGDYAGAVRASEQAAKWTKIGFFIWLAGTVIWIVMMMLGFGGAMLSGFGDGFNNR, encoded by the coding sequence ATGGAACAAAATTACCCTTCGCCTACGGGCATGCCACCAGTTGGAGGTCCGCCGCCCAAAAACTGGTTGGTCGAGTCTATTCTAGTGACGATTTTTTGCTGTTTGCCGTTTGGCATCGCCGGTATTGTAAACGCGGCCAACGTCAATTCGCGGTACAGTCTGGGCGACTACGCCGGCGCGGTGCGGGCCTCGGAGCAGGCAGCCAAATGGACCAAAATCGGGTTTTTCATTTGGCTGGCAGGCACCGTCATCTGGATTGTTATGATGATGCTGGGCTTCGGCGGAGCCATGTTAAGCGGGTTCGGTGACGGATTCAACAACCGGTAA